The genomic region CGCCGGTGATGATGCCGAAGCCCGCGTCCACCAGCATGTGGGCGATTTTTTCGGCATCCTGGTATTCCTGCATGTCCGGCGTGCAGCGGGCCGAGCCGAAAATGGAAATGCAGTTTGTCTTCAGGGCGTTCAGCGTGTCCAGAGCCTGCACCATTTCCGCCATGATCCGGAATGTGCGCCAGGATTCGGTGGTTACGGAGGTCAGATCGTCCACAATATTCTGTCGTAGTTCAGGCATAACCGCTCCTTGCGGGAAGAATCAATGTCACGGCGGCGTATCCGCCGGAGCCCGCGCACGCGGGCGAGAGCGCGTTCAGTATATGTGAGCCGGAGCGCGGCGGCAAGAGCGCGGCGGACGCCACGCGCCGGGCGGAGGCCTCTTGCCTCTTTGCTCCCGCGAACGCGCCCGGCGCAGCCGGGAAATGAGAGGAAACCGGCATTGCGGGAATTTTGTGAAACCGGCGATTTTTTTCGTCCGGAAAAGGCGGATTTTACAACATACCCGCAATGTTACGGAAGGCCTTGGCAAAAGCGCTTTTCACCTGTCTGTTCCGGCCAGGCCGCCTCGGCCCGATCCGCCGTTTTTCCCGCGGTTTGACAGGGCGGCGGGCTGCGGCTATGTGAATCATTGCCGTCATGCCGCCCCAACGCGCGCATGACCCGCCCCTCACCACCCACCGGAGTGCATATGAAAGTACAATTCCTGGGAGCGGCCAAAACAGTCACCGGCTCCTGCTATATGATCGAGGCCTGCGGCAAGCGCTTCTGCGTGGACTGCGGCATGCACCAGGGCAATAAGGCCATTGAGCAGCGCAACCGCGACGTCAAGCCCTACCAGCCTGAAAACATTGATTTCGTCCTGATCACCCACGCCCATATCGACCATTCGGGCCTGCTGCCCCTGCTGGCCAAAAACGGTTTCGACAAGCCCGTTTACTGCACCAAGGCCACCAGCGACCTGCTGGAAATCATGCTGCAGGACAGCGCCCACATCCAGGAAATGGAAGCCCAGTGGGAAGCCAAGAAGTACGACCGCCGGGGCCTGAAAAATCCCCCGGCCGCGCTCTATACGGTGGAGGACGCCCAGAAGGCGGCCACGCTTTTTCAGGCCGTGGACTATCACAAGACCTTTGAGCCCGCGCCGGGCATCCGCATGACCTATTACGACGCCGGGCACATTCTGGGTTCCGGCTCCCTGCGCCTGGAAGCCGAGGAAGACGGCAAGACCACCAGCATGATCTTTTCCGGCGACATCGGCCGCCCCCAGTCCCTGATTGTCCGCGATCCGGAAAATCCGCCCAGGGCCGACTACGTGTTCATGGAGTCCACCTACGGCGACCGCAACCACAAGAATGAAAGCACCAGCACCGAGGAACTGGCCGAGGCCGTGGCCTACAGCCACGCCAGGGGCGAAAAGGTGATCATTCCGGCTTTTGCCGTGGAGCGCACGCAGGAGGTGCTTTACTGCCTGCACATGCTCAACAGCCAGGGCAAACTGCCGGAGGACATGCCGGTCTTCGTGGACAGCCCCCTGGCCATCCGGGCCACTGAAATCTTCGAGCGCAACCGCGAGCTGTTCGACGAGGACGCCAAGGCCCTGCTGGGCAGCGGCGACGATCCCTTCTCCCTGCCCAACCTGCACTACACCCTGAGCACGGCCGAATCCCAGGCCATCAACGAGATCAGCGGCCCGGCCATTGTCATTTCGGCCAGCGGCATGTGCAATGCCGGGCGCATCAAGCACCACCTCAAGCACAATATCTGGAGGCCCGGCGCCAGCGTGGTTTTTGTGGGCTATCAGGCCGTGGGCACGCCGGGCCGCAAGCTGGTGGAGCAGGCCAAAAAGATCACCCTGTTCGGCGAAGACATGGAAGTGAAGGCGCGCATTTTCACCATCAACGGCTTTTCCGGCCATGCCGGGCAGAGCCAGCTGCTGGACTGGCTGGCCCCGCTGACCGGCGACGGCACGCAGGTGGTGCTGGTGCACGGCGAAAATTCGGCCCAGACCACGCTGGCCGGGCTGATTCAGGAGCGTTTCAGTCTTGCGCCGCTGATCCCCGAATACCTGGAAGAAATGGTTCTGGAAGGCGGGCGCGTTGCCCAGACCGTGCTGCACGAAAGCCAGGCCCATCCCAAGGTGGACTGGAACTTCCTCACCGGCGAACTGGAACGCAAGTGGGACATGTTCAAGGGCAAGCTGGCCGACGTGGAAGGCCGCCCCTGGGTGGAACAGACCGAATTGCAGGAGGCCCTGGCCAAGATGGACTACGCCATGACCCGCCTGCTTTCGCGCATGTAGGCGGCCTATGCGGATCATTGCCGGCGGCCTGGGCGGCCGCGTGCTGAAAACCGTGGAAGGCGAGGGCTACCGCCCGGCCATGGGCCGCACCCGCGAAGCGCTGTTCTCCATGCTGGCCTCGCGCGGCCTGGTCTGGGGCGAAACCCGCGTGCTGGACCTCTTCGCGGGCAGCGGCAGCCTGGCCTTCGAGGCCCTGAGCCGGGGCGCGACCTCGGCCCTGCTGGTGGAAAACGCGGCCCCGGCCATGCGCTGCCTTCAGGAAAACGTGGCGGCCCTGGGCCTCGAAGGCCAGGCCCGCCTGATCAAGGAAGACGTGCTGCGTTTTCTCAAACGCCAGCCGCCCGAAGGCTTTGAGCTTGTCTTCATGGACCCGCCCTACCGCAAGAACCTGGCGGAACCGGCGCTGCGCGCCCTGGCGGACAGGGGCTGGCTCGCGCCCGGGGCTTTCGTCACGGCGGAAATCGAAAAGGACGTCAGGCTCACGCCGCCCGCCTCCTTCAACCTTCTGGCCGAGCGCCTCTTCGGCCAGACGCGCATCTGCATCTGGACGGCAGCATGAAAACAGCGCTCTATCCCGGCACTTTCGACCCCCTGACCAACGGCCACCTCAGCCTGATCCGGCGCGGCTGCGACGTCTTCGACCAGATCATCGTGGCCGTGGCCGACAATACGCCCAAATTCCCGCTGTTCAGCCATGAGGAGCGGGTGGAAATGGCCCGCGAAGCCCTCAAAAACGAGTCGCGTGTGGTGGTGGAACCCTTCTCCGGCCTGACCGTGGAATACGCGGCCCAGCGTGGGGTCTGCGCCCTGCTGCGCGGCCTGCGCGCGGTGTCGGACTTTGAGTACGAGTTCCAGCTGGCCCTGATGAACCGCCGTCTGCAGCGCCATATCCAGACCGTGTTCATGATGACCGACTACCAGTGGCTGTTCATCAGCTCCACCATCGTCAAGGCGGCGGCCAGCCAGGGCGCGGACGTCAAGGGCCTGGTGCCCGAGAACGTGCGCCGCAGCCTGCTGGAAAAATACGCCAAAGGCGAAGTGCGCCGGGGCACGCCCTGTCTGGCGGCCCCGCACGGCGGCTTCCGCGTTTCGTAATGACCGGGGACGCGAAGTCTTCTTCCGCCGCGCGGCCCGCACCGGTGATCTGTCTGGCCGGTCCCACGGGATCGGGCAAAACCGCCGCGGCCCTGCTTCTGGCCCGCGAGCTGGACGGCGAGGTGATCAACGCCGACTCGCGCCAGGTCTACGCCGATTTTCCGCTGATCACGGCCCAGCCCTCGCCGGAAGAGCGCGCCGCCTGCCCCCACCATCTCTACGGTTTTCTGCCCGCAACGCAAAAGATCAGCGCCGGGCAGTGGGCGGAACAGGCCGCGGCCAAGGCCCGCGAACTGCTGGCGCGCGGCAGAACCCCGCTGCTGGTGGGCGGCACGGGCCTTTATTTTCAGGCTCTGCTGCGCGGCATTGCCGATATCCCGCCTCTGGACCCGGCCATCAGCGCCCGCCTGGAAGCCCGCCTGGACGCCGAGGGCGCGCCCGCCCTGCACGCCGAGCTGCGCAAGGCCGACCCGGCCTACGCGGCGCGCATCCATCCCAATGACCGCCAGCGCATCGCGCGGGCCCTGGAAGTGCTGGAAGGCACGGGCCGCCCCTTCAGCTGGTGGCATGAAAACGCCATGGCCGCCCCGCTCTGCCGGGGGCCGCTGCTGGTGCTCAACGCCGAGCTGGCCTGGCTGGAGCCGCGCCTGGCCCGCCGCCTGGACCTGATGCTGGCCGCCGGGGCTCTGGACGAGGCGCGCCGGGCTCGCGCCCGCTGCGACGATCCGGCCGCGCCGGGCTGGTCGGGCATCGGCGCGGCGGAAGCTCTGGCTCATCTGCAGGGCCGGATCAGCCTTGAGGAATGCCGCCGCCTCTGGCTGCGCAACACCCGCGCCTACGCCAAGCGTCAGTTGACTTGGTTCCGGGCCCGGCCCGAAGCGCTTTTTCTGCCGCCCGACAACCTGACGGCCGTGCTGGAAGAAGCCCGCCGGCACTGGACGGCCCCGGCCTGAAGCCCGCCCCCATGCCTGCACGCCTGATTCTGGAAACGCCGCGCCTGATCCTGCGGGAAATGAACCCGGACGATTTCGCCGCCCTGTGCGCCATGCTGCGCGACCCGGAGGTGATGTACGCCTACGCGCACGCCTTCAGCGAGGATGAGGTCCGGCAATGGCTGGACAGGCAGTTGCAACGCTACCGGCAAGACGGCTTCGGCCTCTGGGCCGTGACGCTCAAAACGGAGGACGGTCCGCCCGGCGCCATGATCGGCCAGTGCGGCCTGACCCGGCAGGAATGCCCGCCCGTGTCGCCGGGCCGCGTGCCGGAGGTGGGCTACCTGTTCCGGAAAAGCCGCTGGCATCAGGGCTATGCCACGGAGGCGGCCAGAGCCTGCCGGGATTACGCCTTCACAACGCTGGGGGCCGGAGAGGTCTTTTCCATTATCCGGGCAAACAACGCCCCCTCCCTGGCCGTGGCCCGCAGAAACGGCATGGCGGTCCGCGCGGCGTTCAGCAAGCACTATTACGGCCAGGACATGCCGCATCTGGTCTTTTCCATCACCCGCTCCCAATGGCGGCAAGAACAGGAAACAGCATGACCCGTCCCGAGATACGCATCGACCCCGCGCTCAAGGCTCTTTGGCCGCAAACCGGCCTGGGCTGCCTGGCCTATGGCGCCCGGCCCCTGCCGGAACACCCGGCACTCTGGAGCTTTTTCACAGCGGCAATCCTGCCCGGGCTGGGCAAAACCCTTCAGGACGCGCCCCTGGCCGGGCTGCCCAATCTGGCGGAATCCCGCCAGGCCTACAAGGCCTTCGGACGCGATCCGGGCCGGACGCGGGTTTCTTCCGAAGCCCTCTACCGCCGCGTCCGGCAGGGCAAGGATATCTACCGCATCAACAGCGTGGTGGACGCCAACAACCTGATCTCGCTGGAAAGCGGCTTTTCCCTGGGCTCCTACGATCTGGCCCGGCTGGACGGCGGCCTGCTGCTGCGCCTGGGCCGGGAAGGCGAAGCCTACGCGGGCATCGGCAAGGGCGGCATTGATCTGGCCCGCCTGCCCCTGCTGGCCGACGCCCAGGGGCCCTTCGGCAGCCCCAGCAGCGATTCCCAACGGGCCGTGATCTCGCTGGAAAGCCGGAATATTCTCACCGTCATCTACGGCTTTTCCGGCCCGGAACCTCTGGAGGCCGCTCTGGACCTGACCGTCCGGCGGCTGACGGATTTCGCCGGGGCCGCGGGCTGCGACGCTTTCACGGTCCGTTGAAAAAACGGCCTTTGCCGCGCGCCCGGAGGATAAGAAAGCGCGCGGCAAAGGCCTTCTGAAGAGCCGGAAGAACGACGTTTACTCTGTGCCGGAGGGCAAAAAACGGGGCGTCACCAACGGCAGCCGTTCCAGCTCCCCGGCCTCCCGGCTGCTGAGAGCGCCGGTTTTTTGGTGAAAGGCGATCACATTGCGCAGCCAGCCGCGCAGGGCTTCGCCGTCCCGCTCCCCGCCCAGCAGGACCCGCTGCCGCTCAGCCGTGAACAGGGTGTGGCCGGCCCGCTCGGCAAGCGCTTCCTCCACAGAAATCTCCCGCCCGGCCGTTTCCTTCAGAAAACGCCGGTACAAGGGCGCGAACTCCCGGTCCGGCATGGATTCCAGAGCGGCCACAGCCTGCAGATAGCCGCGCAGGAAGGCGGTCACCTCTTGCGGATGCCCGTCGGCATAGCGCCGCTCCGCAATGATCAGGGTGGGCTGGACAAGCCCGCAGTCCTTGCCGTTGGCCACTTCCCGCAGGCCCCGCCGCCGCGCCTCGTAGGCGGCCGGGCTCCAGAGCGCCACGGCGTCGCCCATGCCGCCCAGAAAGGCCGCCAGGGCTTCCTCAGGTTTGGTGTCCACAATGACCACGTCGTCTTCTCTCAATCCCAGTCCCTCAAGCCAGGCCAGCAGAATCTGGTGCGCGCTGGTCCCCAGCGGGCAGAGGATCATCCCGCCCCGCATGAGCCGCCCGGCTTCGGCCTTGTCCGCCGTGAACAGCGGGCTGCCGGGGCGGGCGTAAATGCCGTTGGCGGCGGCCTCGTCCGTGCCGACGCCCACCGCGTAGACATCCTTGCGCAGCATGGCCAGCATGGCGGGCACCCCGCCGCAGGCGGCCAGATTCCAGTCCAGGGCGCGCATATTGTCCACCAGCAGCCTGCCGGTGGGCAGAACCTTGAGCTCCACGGCGATGCCCTCGGCCGCGTCCCACTGCCGCTCGTGGGCGTACCAGGCCGGGAAGCTTTCAAATTC from Desulfovibrio porci harbors:
- a CDS encoding MBL fold metallo-hydrolase RNA specificity domain-containing protein — protein: MKVQFLGAAKTVTGSCYMIEACGKRFCVDCGMHQGNKAIEQRNRDVKPYQPENIDFVLITHAHIDHSGLLPLLAKNGFDKPVYCTKATSDLLEIMLQDSAHIQEMEAQWEAKKYDRRGLKNPPAALYTVEDAQKAATLFQAVDYHKTFEPAPGIRMTYYDAGHILGSGSLRLEAEEDGKTTSMIFSGDIGRPQSLIVRDPENPPRADYVFMESTYGDRNHKNESTSTEELAEAVAYSHARGEKVIIPAFAVERTQEVLYCLHMLNSQGKLPEDMPVFVDSPLAIRATEIFERNRELFDEDAKALLGSGDDPFSLPNLHYTLSTAESQAINEISGPAIVISASGMCNAGRIKHHLKHNIWRPGASVVFVGYQAVGTPGRKLVEQAKKITLFGEDMEVKARIFTINGFSGHAGQSQLLDWLAPLTGDGTQVVLVHGENSAQTTLAGLIQERFSLAPLIPEYLEEMVLEGGRVAQTVLHESQAHPKVDWNFLTGELERKWDMFKGKLADVEGRPWVEQTELQEALAKMDYAMTRLLSRM
- the rsmD gene encoding 16S rRNA (guanine(966)-N(2))-methyltransferase RsmD translates to MRIIAGGLGGRVLKTVEGEGYRPAMGRTREALFSMLASRGLVWGETRVLDLFAGSGSLAFEALSRGATSALLVENAAPAMRCLQENVAALGLEGQARLIKEDVLRFLKRQPPEGFELVFMDPPYRKNLAEPALRALADRGWLAPGAFVTAEIEKDVRLTPPASFNLLAERLFGQTRICIWTAA
- the coaD gene encoding pantetheine-phosphate adenylyltransferase; this translates as MKTALYPGTFDPLTNGHLSLIRRGCDVFDQIIVAVADNTPKFPLFSHEERVEMAREALKNESRVVVEPFSGLTVEYAAQRGVCALLRGLRAVSDFEYEFQLALMNRRLQRHIQTVFMMTDYQWLFISSTIVKAAASQGADVKGLVPENVRRSLLEKYAKGEVRRGTPCLAAPHGGFRVS
- the miaA gene encoding tRNA (adenosine(37)-N6)-dimethylallyltransferase MiaA, with the protein product MTGDAKSSSAARPAPVICLAGPTGSGKTAAALLLARELDGEVINADSRQVYADFPLITAQPSPEERAACPHHLYGFLPATQKISAGQWAEQAAAKARELLARGRTPLLVGGTGLYFQALLRGIADIPPLDPAISARLEARLDAEGAPALHAELRKADPAYAARIHPNDRQRIARALEVLEGTGRPFSWWHENAMAAPLCRGPLLVLNAELAWLEPRLARRLDLMLAAGALDEARRARARCDDPAAPGWSGIGAAEALAHLQGRISLEECRRLWLRNTRAYAKRQLTWFRARPEALFLPPDNLTAVLEEARRHWTAPA
- a CDS encoding GNAT family N-acetyltransferase codes for the protein MPARLILETPRLILREMNPDDFAALCAMLRDPEVMYAYAHAFSEDEVRQWLDRQLQRYRQDGFGLWAVTLKTEDGPPGAMIGQCGLTRQECPPVSPGRVPEVGYLFRKSRWHQGYATEAARACRDYAFTTLGAGEVFSIIRANNAPSLAVARRNGMAVRAAFSKHYYGQDMPHLVFSITRSQWRQEQETA
- a CDS encoding B3/B4 domain-containing protein, whose translation is MTRPEIRIDPALKALWPQTGLGCLAYGARPLPEHPALWSFFTAAILPGLGKTLQDAPLAGLPNLAESRQAYKAFGRDPGRTRVSSEALYRRVRQGKDIYRINSVVDANNLISLESGFSLGSYDLARLDGGLLLRLGREGEAYAGIGKGGIDLARLPLLADAQGPFGSPSSDSQRAVISLESRNILTVIYGFSGPEPLEAALDLTVRRLTDFAGAAGCDAFTVR
- a CDS encoding ABC transporter substrate-binding protein, with the translated sequence MNRLIRAMRAIRVLALCGLFVWAFADTAGAAATAVRLACLGEFESFPAWYAHERQWDAAEGIAVELKVLPTGRLLVDNMRALDWNLAACGGVPAMLAMLRKDVYAVGVGTDEAAANGIYARPGSPLFTADKAEAGRLMRGGMILCPLGTSAHQILLAWLEGLGLREDDVVIVDTKPEEALAAFLGGMGDAVALWSPAAYEARRRGLREVANGKDCGLVQPTLIIAERRYADGHPQEVTAFLRGYLQAVAALESMPDREFAPLYRRFLKETAGREISVEEALAERAGHTLFTAERQRVLLGGERDGEALRGWLRNVIAFHQKTGALSSREAGELERLPLVTPRFLPSGTE